The DNA segment CCGGTCTGGCAGCAGGTCGCCGCGCGAGGTGATCAGCAGCGGGCCTGCGGCCGGGTCCTCGCCCACGCGCCCGTGCGTGCCCCGCACCAGCGCGGCGTCGAAGCCGATCACGTTCAGCAGGTAGCGGAAGCCCAGCTTCTTCTTGAGCAGCGCCACGCCCGCGTTGAGTTTCGCCGGGCTGTGCGGGTCCATGAACAGTTCCACGGGGTCGTAGCCGGGCTTGCGGTGGATGTCCACGGTGCGGGCGTAATCGGGCGCCCTGGCGTCGTCGAGCCAGTGGTAGTACGTGAACCACGCGCCCTGCTCGGCCACCACCACGAAGTCCCCGGCGCGGTCATGGTCCAGGTGGCGCCGCGCCTTGCCCTCGGCGTCCAGCACCTCGGCCACGCCGGGCAGGGCCTCGAGCAGGGCCCGGACCTCGTCCAGGCGCTCAGGGTCATTGACGTAGACGTGCGCCACCTGATGATCGGCCACGGCGAAGGCGGCGCTGGCCCCCGCGTCGAGCAGCTCGCGCCCGACCTCACGGCGCACGTTGATCAGCTCGGCCTCACGCAGCGCGCGGTTGATGTGGACCGGTCGCCACGCCCGCTCGATGCCGTACTCGGACACGACCATGACCTGCACGCCCCGGCGCTCGTAGTGGTCGATCAGGTCCCCGGCCACCTGGTCAATTTCCGCGAACTGTTTGACCAGGGCGGCAGGGTCCGGGCCGTGCTGTTGCAGGCCGTAATCCAGGTGCGGCAGGTACACCAGGTTCAGCGTCGGCGCGTAGCGCTCGTCGATGTGTTTGGCGGCCTCGGC comes from the Deinococcus aerolatus genome and includes:
- a CDS encoding alkaline phosphatase family protein, which encodes MTHSNPPRLAVIDIVGLTPDLLDHLPRLRAFAGRGQVTPLAPMLPAVTCSVQATYLTGEWPSTHGIVGNGWFFKDEREIKFWRQSNHLIQSPKLWDALRAHDPSATVANIGWWYNMYSGADYTVTPRPMYPADGRKLPDCYTQPQELRDELQAKLGTFPLFSYWGPNANITSSAWIAEAAKHIDERYAPTLNLVYLPHLDYGLQQHGPDPAALVKQFAEIDQVAGDLIDHYERRGVQVMVVSEYGIERAWRPVHINRALREAELINVRREVGRELLDAGASAAFAVADHQVAHVYVNDPERLDEVRALLEALPGVAEVLDAEGKARRHLDHDRAGDFVVVAEQGAWFTYYHWLDDARAPDYARTVDIHRKPGYDPVELFMDPHSPAKLNAGVALLKKKLGFRYLLNVIGFDAALVRGTHGRVGEDPAAGPLLITSRGDLLPDRPLEATDVFPAILAHLGVDAGTRSGVSPAR